A genomic segment from Nicotiana tabacum cultivar K326 chromosome 9, ASM71507v2, whole genome shotgun sequence encodes:
- the LOC107806475 gene encoding serpin-ZXA-like — translation MEKQKEQKKDFCAQVTGELMLKEIQKGFNAENIVLSPLSYTVVLNMTAAGATGPTLKQMLEYLAVEKIDDLNTKFLDMAAIATTNSDGVLMDGLPSLLKKVNSDSNFFTQDFELWKETLDAFCIPKFKFSFTTEEGEKAMQEMGMTLPFEKTCKDLTEVVENKNISLYVSMIIQKAFLEIDEKCTEAAAVTFESEDDLGCCLYQSPPKKFEADHPFLFMIREEITRSVLFTGAVVNPLLNGSDDTTTMA, via the exons ATGGAGAAACAGAAAGAACAGAAGAAGGATTTCTGTGCACAAGTTACTGGTGAGCTTATGCTGAAGGAGATCCAAAAGGGCTTCAATGCTGAGAACATAGTGCTGTCTCCGTTATCTTACACTGTCGTACTGAACATGACGGCGGCCGGAGCAACGGGACCTACTTTAAAACAGATGCTTGAATATCTTGCAGTTGAGAAGATAGATGATCTGAATACCAAGTTCTTAGATATGGCGGCTATAGCGACGACCAATAGTGATGGGGTCCTGAT GGACGGATTGCCAAGCTTATTGAAGAAAGTGAACTCTGATTCAAACTTCTTTACACAAGATTTCGAGCTATGGAAAGAAACTCTTGATGCATTTTGCATCCCAAAGTTCAAATTCTCATTCACCACAGAAGAAGGGGAAAAAGCAATGCAGGAAATGGGAATGACACTACCTTTCGAGAAGACTTGCAAGGACCTAACAGAGGTTgtggaaaataaaaatatttctttatatGTGTCCATGATAATACAGAAAGCATTTTTAGAAATTGATGAGAAATGTACCGAGGCAGCTGCTGTTACTTTTGAGTCAGAAGATGATTTGGGATGTTGTTTGTATCAAAGTCCTCCAAAAAAATTCGAAGCTGATCATCCCTTCTTGTTCATGATTAGAGAAGAGATTACAAGGTCGGTACTTTTCACTGGAGCTGTGGTAAATCCATTACTAAATGGATCTGATGATACTACAACTATGGCATGA